Below is a window of Myroides profundi DNA.
TTCCATATCTCATCGACTATTATCTTTGAGAGTAACGAAGGACATTCATTTAATATCAATAAGCTTATAGCTATAATATTAGGAGTAGTAGCTGCTTATTTTATATAAGTAGAATTATAATAATATGAGGAAGACGATTCGAAAGAGTCGTCTTTTTTGTTATAGCTAGTTGAGCGTAAGACCTAAGATTAACTTTCTTTAAATAGAATGCCTAGAGTTTTCATAGTGATAAACATTTTAATACAGTCAAAACTCCTTTTTATTATGGTCGTTTTATACTACTACAGTAAAAATACTATCCTTTATTTATAATAACATTATACTCTTTAAAAGCCATTATTAATCGAATAGAAGGTTCTTGTATCGTATAGATAGCGTCAATAAAAACTTCAGCATCTCGTTTAGAAGCAATTATTACCTCATTATTCTTACTATGCTCCTCTTCTTTTTCTTTTACAACTTTGAGAATGAAATCTGTTAAACTTTGGTATCCACCAAGTACAATGTCAGTTTCCACTAAAGCTTATTAAGGATTATGTTTTTTTGTGTATAGTATTCATTTTTAGTGTATTATTTTCTTACGGAGGTATTTTATACGTGTTATAATATGATAAGAATTGTATATATTTGTAATACAAATAAATACAAAGATATACTTATGAGTACAAAGGAACCTAAAAAAGCTGGCTCTTTTAGATTAGATAGAGGTCTATATAATCATATAGAAGAATTGGCAAGAAAGAATAATCGTAGTTTTAATAATCTATTAGAAACACTATTGATTAAAGCAACTAACTATCATGAGCCTAATCAAGATAGTATAAATGCTATGAATGAAACTAATTTAGAAACTATTAGCAAAGAAGAGTTTCACGATTTTATTGATAAAATGTAGTGTATGTATCAACTGCAACTTACATCTCAGTTTAAAAAAGATTTTAAGAAAATTAAGAACAATAAGAAACGCTTAAAGAAAGTGCTTGATCTTATTGACTTATTGATAGAAGGAGGTGTAGGTAATGTTCCAATTGAAATGAGACCACATAAATTAATTGGTAATTGGAATGGGCGCTTAGAATGTCACCTCGAATCAGATTATTTAATTATCTGGTTTGAAGAGAAAAACCCAAATATTATCAGATTAGAACATGTAGGGTCACATTCAGAATTATTTGAATGGTTCTGTTAATATAGATAGGAAAGATAAAGCATCGATATATACTGTACTACGTCATTACTTTTCTAACTAAATGAAGTCCACCTGTACTATACGCTATATCTATAGGTATGATAGTGTTATCTAAGAAGAACTCCCCTTTATTGTATTGGACTATTCTCTCATCGAGGAGGAGTAGATGGTCATTGCCTTCAGTAAGTACATCTAAGTTATGCTCAGTAAGAGGTACACGTTCTATATAATCGATATTGCCGTATGTAGAGAGTTGAGGTATAGAGATTAGTTGTTCATTAAGGTAGGTAGTATATTTCGTGGCGCCTCCTGGAAAACCAAACCAAGGAAATACTTGCCCAATTTGTAGTTTTATATTAGTTAAGTCTCCTTTAAATAGAAAGAGTTTCTCTTCTAGATCTAAAAATGGGAGTGGTAATGATTTCTTTTCAAATACTTCTTCAGCTTCCCAAAAGTGTACTACCCTATGAGCCCAGTCTACATTATCATAGTCTTCGGCTGGTAAATCCTCTTCCCAATAATGCATATACAGTTGCCCTGTTCTGAGTGGGAGTGTAGACTGTTTGAGCGCCTTTTTTTGTTCCTCTGATAGGTCAATATAGACAGTAGATACCGTTGATACATTCGTAGAGGAGGGTTTGTTTTCTTTTTTTCCAAATAACTTTGATAGAAATCCCATAGTAAGACAAGTTTATTTATTCTAAACTAAGAATTTTTATTGAGATAATGGTATTTTAACCTCTAAAATCAACAATTATAATCTTCATAAAAATTAATCTGTAAATTTAAGAATTGCTCTAGATCCTCTAAATCATGTTTAATCGTATTGTGTGCTCCTTCAAAGACAGTGACAGCATTACCCTCTTTTAAATTTACAGATAATACGCAGAATCCACCACCTTTAGCAGGTAGGGTATTCCATAGTGTAAGAGAGTCTATTTCTTCTTTATTAAACGTAATGGCGAAGGCTTTATCCGCAAACCCAATCCTATTATTCGGCTTATCTATCCATATAACAGAATTGTTTTTACTCTGTAGTTTTACAAGATCAGGAGTACTTTTGATTCTTTCATTTCTTAGATAATTACTTGGTGCACTAAGGGAGTAGTTGAATACATAAGTAGCTGATAATACTAGTTTAGGTGTATATATGTCATCTGATAATAGGTCGGGATATTCATACTTAGTATTGATATTCAGTGAAGTGAAGCTATATGCTACAGTTCTAAACTCAGGATCATCTACGGTATAGTTTAGTTCGAATGTGATATGATCAGATTCTGCATAGAAGAACAAGTGATGTTCATTATAAAACGTATAGGTAGCAGTAGAACCTAGATCGTGCTCTAGAATCTCTTTTAGTTGATATAAGCTAGTGTCAGATCCATCTGGAGCAAAGCATTTAGTATAGTAACTCGTAGGAGCTACATCAGCACGTACATCATCTATATAGGTGCCTAAATTATCTACTGTGATATTGCCAATGCGTACAGGATAAGTTATTTCTGCATAGAATCCATCTGAATGAATATACTCTTGTGCCAATAATTCTTCTTTAGTCGTGTTCCAAGGCACAAATACTGGGGTAGGAGCTAGAATTTCATAGCCCTCGAGATAATCATTATGAGATGTATTTGTTAGTTTATAATTCTGTTTGTAGGTAGTTCTGTATAGCTTATGTATATTATTTGTTTTATCGTTGAGGTGTTGAGTCACTAAGTTGATATCGAAATGAAACTGTTCGGCTAAGTATAGCCATAGTTTTTCTGTACCTGCGTAGTCACCAGGGATGTAGTACTGTCTATCTTGGTAGATGAACATACTTGGCTCACTATAGTCAGATGTCTCTAGATAAATGTATTCTATTTTAGGGATAAGGATTATTTCATCTTCACCTTCATAAGATCTATTGTTGATAATAATTTTGTTATCTGTTATTCTTACGATTCCTCTATCCTTATTCTCTTTTGGAAACTTACTTTTATGCGAAAACCACCCCATACACTTACAGTTAAAAAGATAAAGGTAGAGAATATCAGTGATTCTCTACCTTTATCTACTAGGATTTTCATTGTGTTTTATAGGTCATTATCTAGATATAGAATACTACTAGGATGGAATTCACGATTATTAATCATAACGTATTGACCAGTTAAGGTCTGTTTTAGATACCATAGTTGTCCTACGACAAGTGTAATACTGCTTTCTAACGTATTCTGTATAACCCACTCTTTAGCAGAGAGGATTTCTCCTTTTTTGACAGTGAAGGAAATACTTTCTGTTTTGTGTATTTCTTGATAGTTAAGTTGATGATATTGTATAAATAACTCTACTTTGATCTCAGATGTATTATCCTCAAAGTTAAAATAGTCATTGATAGTAGAGGTATCTATACTAATACGTGTTTTATGACTATCTAATTTCTGGAAAGAGATAGGTAAGGTACAATACTCTCCAAAAGGAGTATTCGTATTAAAGTCAAAACCTACCATCCCGCTTAGATCAGTATTAAAGTAAGTGCGTTGACCTAAAGAGAATACTTCATTATTACGCAGTTGTGCTAATGCAAGCGTGTTCATTCTAAGGTGCATTTTTTTACAATGGTTGTTGTTCATCGCGAGCTGGATGAGGTGTCTTAATTGCCTATTGCATTTCTGCACCGTACCAAAGTCTGTAGCTGCCTGCTTCGTTTTTTTAGTCTGTTTTTGTTTAGAGGGTTTGCCTTGCATAATGACTTTGTTATCTACTATTCTGAATACAGAGTTTAGATACTTTCCTTGAGGTCTCCCTTTTGCATCAATTTTTGCCATAATATTTATAATTTATTGGTTATACTTTACTTTCATAGTAGTCTTCTTTGACTATTGATTTGGTTCATTTATTATTATGTGAGTACTGCGTGAGATACGTTTCCGTTTTTTTGGTTGATTTAACGGAGTGAGTACGGACTCATAACGGACTCACTACGGACTCAATTCGAGTAAAACCTAACTAGAATACAACCAGACATCAAATGCGATAGCAGTTTCTGTTGTGCTTTTATCCTTGCGTTTTCTCTTTGCAAAGTTTTGAATTATAAATATGTTTTTTTTTGAGATGGGAAAAAATGGCCACAAATGTCCTAAAATGGCCACAAATGACCTATCTCGATTAAAAAATGATCTATAAGAAAGGTAAAACAGACAGACTTGTCTGTTTTTATTTCTATCTTTGTTTCATGAAAAATAATTCACCTAAGGAGAGAGTATTAGAGGCTGCTACTTTACTCTTTCATCAATATGGATATAATAGCACAGGGATCAATGCTGTGATAGAAGAAGCTAAGGTGGCTAAATCTAGCTTTTATGACCATTATAAAACAAAAGATGATCTAGCTGTAGCGTATCTAAAAGCTAGACATGACTATTGGTTTATGGGATTGACAGCAGGTGTAGAAAAGATGCGTACAGTTAAGGAACGTATCATAGCAGCGTTTACCTATATTATAGAGATGAATGAGAAGGAGGGATATAGGGGCTGTGCATTTCTTAATATGTTGTCAGAGCTACCTGAGCATAAAGGGAAAATTTATAATGTCATCCACCAGCATAAGACAGAATTACAAGCATATTTTAAGGCATTAGTGACAGATGAGAACAGAGCCTTTATGTTATATATGCTGTTTGAGGCTGGGCTGACGGAGAGTCAAGTCTATCAGAACTCGGCCTACGTAAAGAAAACAATAGAATTACTAAAACAAGATTTAATCTAAATGAAACGATATATAGCAAAATTTAAAACAACAGAGACTAGCCCACAATCAGCTACTTCTAAGCATTCTATATACTCAGGGATAGGAGGTATGTTAGCGATAGGTGTGATAGCCTTTATGACTAAAGAATTAGAAATGCCTTTAATCATGGCTCCCTTTGGAGCGACTTGTGTATTGGCATTTGGAGTACCTGATAGTCCTTTGGCTCAACCTCGTAATATCATAGGAGGTCATCTATTAGCGAGTATAGTAGGACTGCTATGTCTTACTTTTTTAGGGACAGAGTGGTATTCTCTAGCAATAGGAGTAGGTGCAGCGATAGGCTTAATGCTAGTGACTAAGACTACACATCCACCAGCAGGTGCAGATCCTCTAGTCATTATACTAGGAGGAGCGAGTTGGTCTTTTATTGTTAATCCTGTTTTGGCAGGATCTGTTATTATTACAGTAATAGCCTTGTTATTTAACAATATAAGCAAGCTGAGGAAGTACCCTAAGTATTGGTGGTAATAATCAGATTAATTGCGGTACTATTTATATATCCATAGGGATAGTGTTTATGCGTTTCATATTTTTGCGCAAAAAAATATGAAAAAATCGTATAACCATCTGATAGGGATTATATTAGGTAAGCTAGTATGGTTTGGAGGTATTGGTGTTATTGTTAGTATGGCATTAGCTCTTACTAATAAAGTACCGGATACAGTAGAGTGGTTTTTATTAGTTGTATTGCCTTTCTTTATTATTGGTGCGATATACTATGTGTTTAAGTATTGTAATAGTATTGACTTTGAAGGAGATCATCTTATTATCACAACTGTCAAAGGTGAGAAGATGCTATATTCTGTAAGAGATATTCAAGATATAGGAGTGTTAGAACATAGAAATTCGGGGGTATTGATTGGGTATAGTTTAGTACTGACTTTGGGTGGACAGCGCAATAAGGTATGGAATTTAGCAGGGTATAGTGAGAAGACGCTGAAAGAGATTATAGGTCATTTACCTGATGAGGTAGATGTATAAGTGATGATAACATAAATAATAAAAAAAACCATAATCTAGTAAGAGTATGGTTTTTTTTGTGATATTTAATTTTTGTACTAATCATACTTATCACATCGTCTAAACACTACAAATTGTTTGATGCCTATAAATGTACTTTCTACAGGGAATGTATTGATATAGTCACCTAATATATCTAATCCTTCATCCCAAGGTTCGTTATCTAAGAGGCAGTCACCTATTATTTCTCCTGACTGTTGTTTTGATATATACATTTTTAGCCAATGGAACTTTTGATCTCTAGATAACATAGACTCAAGTTTAGAAGCTAATAGTAAATATAATTCATCACCACTTAGTTCTCTGTTAAAAGAACCCTGAACACGTAAGTCACTTAATGCGGGATGCCATAGTACTTCATCACTAGTGAAATCATATTCTGGAGAATGGGTATCTGTAAGGCTCTCTGCTATGGGTTTAAAGGTAGAGGTGATATAGTTCTCTACTACAGATGCTATTCTATCTTGTACCGTTTCGCCTATCCCAGCGATGCTTTCCATAATACCGTCAGGAAAATGAGTAGGGTGAGCAGTATTAATCATGAGGTGCATTAGTTCTTTTGCATAATCAGGATTTCGGATGATTCTGAATTCTAGTAGTAATTGGTCATCGACGATGATAATCTGAGTAGCTTCATCTACTAATACAGCATAGTCTAACGTAGTGATTTGATTAATTAACTCATCCATTAAAAGCATCTCCTCAGTAGGAAGATGATCTTGTTTTTCTTTTTTATTGTTCTGGAAATTAAATAGTTTCATAGCTGTGATTTATTGTAAAGATAAGTGTTAATAGTGTATTTCCTTTATGTTGATATATTTTTGAATTTTTGTCTATAACTGAACACTTATTTTAATAATAAATTCAAAATATCTATCTTGCGGTAACAAAAACAACAATACATGAAGAAAGTTATATTATCAGCCTTTATCTTATGTGGTAGCTTATTACAAGTAGTAGCTCAGAATCCACAGGCGTATAAGAATGGAGTGATTGTATCAGCACACCCAGAGGCAAGTAGAGTAGGAGTAGATATCCTAAAAAAAGGAGGTAATGCAGTAGATGCTGCTGTAGCAGTAGAGTTAGCATTAGCTGTGGTATATCCAAATGCTGGTAATATCGGAGGTGGAGGATTTATGGTGTATCGCGGTAAGGATGGAAAGATAGACGCATTAGACTATAGAGAAAAAGCTCCTATGCAAGCAAGAGAAAATATGTATTGGGGAGGAGATGGAGAAGCGATAACAGAATTGAGTATGAGAGGAGCCTTGGCAACAGGGGTACCAGGTACAATAGCAGGTATGGTACAAGCTCATGCTAAGTACGGTTCTCTACAATGGGAAGAATTGGTACAGCCAGCTATAGACTTAGCAGAGAAAGGATTCAGTATTACAGAAAAACAAGCAGGTGAGTTCACTAAACAACATGGTAACTTCGTGAAGTTTAGTACACAAAGTACAGCTATTACTGAAAAAGAACAGTGGTCAAAAGGAGATGTGTTTATTCAAAAAGATTTGGCTGAAACACTGAAACGTGTACAAAAAGAAGGACATAAAGGATTCTATGAAGGGAAGACGGCTGAGTTAATCGTAGGAGAGATGAAGAGGGGTAATGGAATGATAACTCTTGAAGATTTAAAACGCTATGAAGCAAAATGGAGAACGCCTATAGTAGGGGAGTATAAAGGATTAAAGGTAATCTCTATGCCACCTCCGAGTAGTGGAGGTATTGCCTTAATCTCTTTGTTCCAATCCATAGAGAAATACCCTTTAGCAAAGTGGGGATTTCAATCTGAAAAAACAATACAAGTAATGGTAGAAGCAGAACGCCGTGTATATGCAGATAGAGCTGAGCACTTAGGTGACCCTGATTTCTATAAAGTGCCTGTAAATCAGTTAGTCAATAAAGAATACAATCTAGGGCGTATGGAGTCTATGTCTTTTGATAAAGCAACGAAGAGTACTGATATTAAAGCAGGAGAGTTAGGTGGGTATGAGAGCGATGAGACAACGCACTACTGTGTAGTAGATAAATGGGGAAATGCCGTGTCTGCAACGACTACATTAAATGATTCTTATGGTTCTAAAACGATAGTAGGAGGAGCGGGATTCTTGTTGAATAATGAGATGGATGATTTCTCTGTGAAACCTGGCACACCTAATATGTATGGATTAGTAGGAGGAAAAGCGAATGCGATAGAACCAGAAAAGCGAATGTTAAGTTCAATGTCTCCAACAATTCTAGAGAAAAACGGTAAATTGTATATGGTAGTAGGTACACCAGGTGGATCGACAATTATCACTTCTGTGTTTCAAACGATTCTGAATGTAACTGAATTTGGGATGAATATGCAAGAGGCGGTATCAGCACCTCGTTTTCACCACCAATGGCTTCCTGATCATATCGATTATGAACCAACAGCGATTACGGCTGGAGTGCGAAAAGCGCTTACTGATAAAGGTTATATCCTAAAAGAACGCAAACCTTATGGACGTGTAGAGGGAATTTTAGTCAATAAAAATGGTACTTACCAAGCAGGAGCAGATACTCGTGGAGATGATATCGCTATAGGTTACTAGTTGAATTAGGAATGTTTTTTTAACGCTCTGTCCTAGACAACAAACTATATCACATAATATTTACAAAAGGTTATCTTTCATTAGATAGCCTTTTGTATTTTAGGTTTAAGATATATGTGGTTAATTTGAATTTCAATAAAAAGAAGGAAAAGAAATGATAAACTTGATGTTAGAAAAGTATAAGAAGATGGCAGAGGAGTTAGTCTCTGAACCTATCCATTTGAAGAAATATGAATACTTAGGAAAAGAAAGAAATCATGAGAATGCAATAGATAGACATCGAGTATTAGTAGGCTTCTTACATTCAGAAGAATTGAGAGAGGAGCAGTTGTTAGTTAAATTGTTTGAAGCAGAGATAGCGAGTAGGCGAGAAGATGATTTTCAGGGATTCACAGAGGCATTAGATCTAGCCGCGTATCTAGTTAGTTTATATCAACGTTCTGATTATATCTCCTTATTTATTCAAGCGAAGAATGCCAACTTTGATACGCATTGTGGATTTGATAGAGAATATTTGCTACACAATGGAGTAAAGAATACATTTGAATGGATAGCCCATCAAGAGGTGAGTTGGAAAGAAGATTTTTATGACTTAATTGGAGAAAATTTAGCAGAATGTGATTGGGATGAAGAAGACATTGTAGAGTGGAAGGAAAGAAAACAAAGATATTATAGCCTTTGTCCTGAAGAGATGTCTACAGAAGGCATTGTTTATTATGCATTGGATTTAGAAGAAGATGAAATTGCCAAAGCGTGTATTCAATCTTGGGAAGAGAATATCACTGTATGGAATAAGAAAAGTTGGGAGGATTATGTATCTTTCTATAAGTGTATAGGAAATATAGATAAAGTGATAGTAGGAAGAGAAGCGCTATGGGAGTATGTAGAGGATGATGCTTGGGGTAAAGCAAGCTTCTTAAGTAAATTAATAGAGGATTATCTAAGTATTAACGAGTATGTCAAAGCTTGGTTAAAGTTAAAAGAAGGAATACTATACTTAGAAGAAGTAGAGGAGTGTTATGAAATAAACTTAGGAAGGTACTATGTGATATATGCTTGTAATTTACTGATAGGAATTGCTAATAAAGAAGATATGATGTTCAAAGATATATATCCTTGGATAAAAACAACTTTAAATAAAATAGAGGTTTTCCCTAATCTCTTAGAGAAAGCGATACAAGTTTTTGTACTAAGTGGAGATAAAGTTTTAGAGAATAAGTACATTCTAGAATTAGAGTTGTTGCAAAAAGAATAACACAAGTGTGTTAAAGTATTTGGTATTTAGT
It encodes the following:
- a CDS encoding DUF1778 domain-containing protein, giving the protein METDIVLGGYQSLTDFILKVVKEKEEEHSKNNEVIIASKRDAEVFIDAIYTIQEPSIRLIMAFKEYNVIINKG
- a CDS encoding TetR/AcrR family transcriptional regulator, whose translation is MKNNSPKERVLEAATLLFHQYGYNSTGINAVIEEAKVAKSSFYDHYKTKDDLAVAYLKARHDYWFMGLTAGVEKMRTVKERIIAAFTYIIEMNEKEGYRGCAFLNMLSELPEHKGKIYNVIHQHKTELQAYFKALVTDENRAFMLYMLFEAGLTESQVYQNSAYVKKTIELLKQDLI
- a CDS encoding DUF6348 family protein; the encoded protein is MKLFNFQNNKKEKQDHLPTEEMLLMDELINQITTLDYAVLVDEATQIIIVDDQLLLEFRIIRNPDYAKELMHLMINTAHPTHFPDGIMESIAGIGETVQDRIASVVENYITSTFKPIAESLTDTHSPEYDFTSDEVLWHPALSDLRVQGSFNRELSGDELYLLLASKLESMLSRDQKFHWLKMYISKQQSGEIIGDCLLDNEPWDEGLDILGDYINTFPVESTFIGIKQFVVFRRCDKYD
- the ggt gene encoding gamma-glutamyltransferase is translated as MKKVILSAFILCGSLLQVVAQNPQAYKNGVIVSAHPEASRVGVDILKKGGNAVDAAVAVELALAVVYPNAGNIGGGGFMVYRGKDGKIDALDYREKAPMQARENMYWGGDGEAITELSMRGALATGVPGTIAGMVQAHAKYGSLQWEELVQPAIDLAEKGFSITEKQAGEFTKQHGNFVKFSTQSTAITEKEQWSKGDVFIQKDLAETLKRVQKEGHKGFYEGKTAELIVGEMKRGNGMITLEDLKRYEAKWRTPIVGEYKGLKVISMPPPSSGGIALISLFQSIEKYPLAKWGFQSEKTIQVMVEAERRVYADRAEHLGDPDFYKVPVNQLVNKEYNLGRMESMSFDKATKSTDIKAGELGGYESDETTHYCVVDKWGNAVSATTTLNDSYGSKTIVGGAGFLLNNEMDDFSVKPGTPNMYGLVGGKANAIEPEKRMLSSMSPTILEKNGKLYMVVGTPGGSTIITSVFQTILNVTEFGMNMQEAVSAPRFHHQWLPDHIDYEPTAITAGVRKALTDKGYILKERKPYGRVEGILVNKNGTYQAGADTRGDDIAIGY
- a CDS encoding HPP family protein, which codes for MKRYIAKFKTTETSPQSATSKHSIYSGIGGMLAIGVIAFMTKELEMPLIMAPFGATCVLAFGVPDSPLAQPRNIIGGHLLASIVGLLCLTFLGTEWYSLAIGVGAAIGLMLVTKTTHPPAGADPLVIILGGASWSFIVNPVLAGSVIITVIALLFNNISKLRKYPKYWW
- a CDS encoding type II toxin-antitoxin system RelE/ParE family toxin, giving the protein MYQLQLTSQFKKDFKKIKNNKKRLKKVLDLIDLLIEGGVGNVPIEMRPHKLIGNWNGRLECHLESDYLIIWFEEKNPNIIRLEHVGSHSELFEWFC